From one Erythrobacter sp. HKB08 genomic stretch:
- a CDS encoding polysaccharide pyruvyl transferase family protein, producing the protein MTGEAASAAAPVRAVLLNDTRVDRHHGCTTVIETIDTLAAKNGIEIVARAPAHANWREDDAVRSAIREADCIIVNGEGTIHHDRPAGKALLAAGPYAKERGKKAFLVNSTWQENSAESLEMLRDFDIVTVRESASEAELVGHGFTPRRIPDLALYHAPLAGEPREGIGYCDSVQGPKALALYRKMWAIDAEPLPIVQLSLAPMEMLRWLKRYDPSVTALLNPLHARDALRATWQDYQMQTDERDEFTALVAERELIVTGRFHMMIFALAAGTPLLALGSNTHKIEATLADAGLEPWRAIPDASHIDDALLERAAQWHGEERAKLERFVTEGRGAMERVFADIAAMARGG; encoded by the coding sequence GTGACGGGCGAAGCCGCCAGCGCCGCAGCCCCGGTGCGGGCCGTGCTGCTCAACGATACGCGGGTCGACCGCCACCACGGCTGCACCACCGTCATCGAGACGATCGACACGCTGGCCGCGAAGAACGGCATCGAGATCGTCGCGCGCGCGCCTGCCCATGCCAACTGGCGCGAGGATGACGCGGTCCGCTCGGCCATCCGCGAGGCGGACTGCATCATCGTCAACGGCGAGGGCACGATCCATCACGACAGGCCGGCCGGCAAAGCGCTGCTCGCTGCCGGGCCCTATGCGAAGGAACGCGGCAAGAAGGCTTTCCTGGTCAATTCGACGTGGCAGGAAAACTCGGCCGAGAGCCTCGAAATGCTGCGCGATTTCGACATCGTCACCGTACGCGAAAGCGCCAGCGAGGCGGAACTCGTGGGGCATGGCTTCACCCCGCGCCGCATCCCGGACCTGGCGCTCTACCATGCGCCGCTTGCCGGGGAGCCGCGCGAAGGCATCGGCTATTGCGACAGCGTGCAGGGGCCGAAGGCGCTCGCGCTCTATCGCAAGATGTGGGCGATCGATGCCGAGCCGCTGCCGATCGTCCAGCTTTCGCTCGCGCCGATGGAGATGCTGCGCTGGCTCAAGCGCTACGATCCGAGCGTGACGGCGCTGCTCAACCCGCTCCATGCACGCGATGCCTTGCGCGCGACGTGGCAGGACTACCAGATGCAGACCGACGAGCGCGACGAGTTCACCGCGCTTGTCGCCGAGCGCGAGCTGATCGTGACGGGCCGCTTCCACATGATGATCTTCGCGCTCGCCGCCGGAACGCCTCTGCTCGCGCTCGGGTCGAACACGCACAAGATCGAGGCCACGCTGGCGGATGCGGGGCTCGAGCCATGGCGCGCGATCCCCGACGCCTCGCATATCGACGACGCCCTGCTCGAACGCGCCGCGCAGTGGCATGGCGAGGAGCGGGCGAAGCTCGAAAGGTTCGTGACCGAGGGACGCGGCGCAATGGAGCGGGTTTTTGCCGACATCGCGGCGATGGCGCGCGGTGGCTGA
- a CDS encoding YihY/virulence factor BrkB family protein yields MSDQHPGEPEERLVHSLSPEARRKEARTLAHHVNHRIGPGTRFFEVVKRTLVGSYNDGFIHAGNLAYMAILAIFPFFILGSAIVSLIGEDYERAATVTAVLSALPPMVANVIEPVALNVIDARSGWLLWVGAGVGLWTVSSLIETIREILRRAYGTEATLAFWRYRLFSFVMIIAAVILLIVSLLGQVVISTLQQFIDAFLPRLDESLPHLSLSHIVTAVGIFISIYLLFYTLTPSAYRHRRYPKWPGALLVALWWAAVTIAMPPVLRQFFTYDLTYGSLAGIMIALFFFWLVGLGMVVGAELNAALAVTPEEEAAEDADNEEDDP; encoded by the coding sequence GTGAGCGACCAACATCCGGGAGAACCGGAAGAACGGCTGGTCCATTCGCTGTCCCCTGAAGCACGCCGCAAGGAAGCGCGCACCCTCGCCCATCACGTCAATCACCGGATCGGGCCGGGCACCCGCTTCTTCGAAGTCGTCAAGCGCACGCTGGTCGGCTCGTATAACGACGGTTTCATCCATGCGGGCAACCTTGCCTACATGGCGATCCTCGCGATCTTTCCCTTCTTCATCCTCGGTTCGGCCATCGTCTCGCTGATCGGCGAGGATTACGAGCGCGCGGCAACCGTGACGGCGGTTCTCTCCGCCCTGCCGCCGATGGTCGCGAACGTGATCGAGCCGGTTGCGCTCAATGTGATCGATGCGCGCAGCGGCTGGCTGCTGTGGGTCGGCGCCGGGGTCGGGCTGTGGACCGTCTCCAGCCTGATCGAGACCATCCGCGAGATCCTGCGCCGGGCATACGGCACCGAGGCGACGCTCGCCTTCTGGCGCTATCGCCTGTTCTCCTTCGTGATGATCATCGCTGCGGTGATCCTGCTGATCGTCAGCCTGCTCGGCCAGGTGGTCATCTCGACCCTCCAGCAGTTCATCGATGCATTCCTGCCCAGGCTCGACGAATCCCTGCCGCACCTCTCGTTGTCGCATATCGTCACCGCGGTCGGCATTTTCATCTCGATCTACCTGCTCTTCTACACGCTGACGCCAAGCGCCTATCGCCATCGCCGCTACCCGAAATGGCCGGGGGCGCTGCTGGTCGCGCTGTGGTGGGCGGCGGTGACCATCGCCATGCCGCCGGTCCTGCGGCAGTTCTTCACCTACGACCTGACCTACGGCAGCCTCGCCGGCATCATGATCGCGCTTTTCTTTTTCTGGCTGGTCGGCTTAGGGATGGTCGTCGGAGCAGAATTGAATGCCGCGCTCGCCGTGACCCCCGAAGAGGAGGCGGCCGAAGACGCGGATAACGAGGAGGACGACCCATGA
- a CDS encoding nucleotide sugar dehydrogenase → MDLSDKTIGVIGLGYVGLPVAVEFGKKRKVVGFDIREKRVADLAKGHDETLEVEAGDLAAASQLTFSCNPADLKDCGVYIVTVPTPIDDANRPDLTPLVRASETVGAALSKGDVVIYESTVYPGATREVCVPVLERVSGLTHNEDFFTGYSPERINPGDKERRLATIVKVTSGSTPDVADAVDALYAEVVTAGTHKTSSIEVAEAAKVIENTQRDVNIALINELAILFDKMGIDTRDVLEAAGTKWNFLPFRPGLVGGHCIGVDPFYLTHKAQQVGHHPEMILAGRRVNDSMADYLADRLVHLMLKKRLPVAGARILVLGLTFKENCPDLRNSKVADVVHRLEEFHADVDVYDPWVDADEAEHEFGIRPLADKPANGAYDAVLLAVGHHQFAEAGAAAVREHGKDGAAFFDAKGLFGKEESDGRL, encoded by the coding sequence ATGGACCTTTCAGACAAGACGATTGGGGTTATCGGGCTCGGCTATGTCGGCCTGCCGGTCGCGGTCGAGTTCGGCAAGAAGCGCAAGGTCGTCGGTTTCGACATCCGTGAAAAGCGCGTTGCCGACCTCGCGAAAGGCCATGACGAGACGCTCGAGGTGGAGGCAGGCGACCTCGCCGCCGCGTCGCAGCTCACCTTCAGCTGCAACCCGGCGGACCTGAAGGACTGCGGCGTCTACATCGTCACCGTGCCGACGCCGATCGACGATGCAAACCGTCCCGACCTCACCCCGCTGGTCAGGGCTTCGGAAACCGTCGGCGCCGCGCTCTCGAAAGGCGACGTCGTGATTTACGAGAGCACCGTCTATCCGGGCGCGACGCGCGAGGTTTGCGTGCCCGTGCTCGAGCGGGTCTCGGGCCTTACGCACAACGAGGATTTCTTCACCGGCTACAGCCCGGAGCGGATCAATCCGGGCGACAAGGAGCGGCGCCTCGCCACCATCGTGAAAGTGACCAGCGGCTCCACCCCGGACGTCGCCGACGCGGTCGATGCGCTCTATGCCGAAGTGGTGACGGCAGGCACCCACAAGACCAGCTCGATCGAAGTGGCCGAGGCCGCCAAGGTTATCGAGAACACCCAGCGCGACGTGAACATCGCGCTGATCAACGAACTTGCGATCCTGTTCGACAAGATGGGCATCGACACGCGCGACGTGCTCGAAGCGGCGGGCACAAAGTGGAACTTCCTGCCTTTCCGCCCGGGCCTCGTCGGCGGGCACTGCATCGGCGTCGATCCCTTTTACCTCACCCACAAGGCGCAGCAGGTCGGGCATCACCCCGAAATGATCCTCGCGGGTCGCCGGGTGAACGATTCCATGGCCGACTATCTCGCCGACCGTCTGGTCCACCTGATGCTCAAGAAGCGTTTGCCGGTGGCAGGGGCGCGCATTCTGGTGCTTGGCCTGACCTTCAAGGAAAACTGCCCCGACCTGCGCAATTCCAAGGTCGCCGACGTCGTTCACCGGCTCGAGGAATTTCACGCCGATGTCGACGTCTACGATCCGTGGGTCGACGCGGACGAGGCCGAGCACGAGTTCGGCATCCGCCCGCTTGCCGACAAGCCGGCGAACGGCGCCTACGATGCGGTCCTGCTCGCCGTCGGACACCACCAGTTCGCCGAAGCGGGCGCCGCCGCCGTGCGCGAGCATGGCAAGGACGGCGCGGCCTTCTTCGATGCCAAGGGCCTCTTCGGCAAGGAAGAGAGCGACGGCCGGCTGTGA
- a CDS encoding DnaJ C-terminal domain-containing protein, whose protein sequence is MSDPYATLGVSRTASEQEIKSAYRKLAKELHPDRNKDNPKAAERFSEVTNAYDLLSDKDKRAQFDRGEIDAEGNPANPFAGMGGGFGGAGQRGYRAQDFEGFGNEGLDLGDIFDGLFGGGGARRGGPAGGFGQQRRPPPPRKGADIAYRLRVPFVEAATRADQRITLADGKTIDLKLPAGVEDGTQMRLKGKGEQGPGGAGDGIVTIAVDRHKFFQRDGHDVRMDLPITLDEAVNGAKVKCPTVDGTVMLTIKPGTHGGTVMRLKGKGFSKKDGSRGDQLVTLEIQLPEDLEALAKRLEGWKDEGEPRSKLGV, encoded by the coding sequence ATGAGCGATCCCTATGCAACTCTTGGCGTTTCACGCACGGCCTCCGAGCAGGAGATCAAGAGCGCCTATCGCAAGCTGGCGAAGGAGCTCCATCCGGACCGCAACAAGGACAACCCCAAGGCGGCCGAGCGCTTCAGCGAAGTCACCAACGCCTACGACCTGCTGAGCGACAAGGACAAGCGCGCCCAGTTCGATCGCGGCGAGATCGATGCCGAGGGCAATCCGGCCAATCCCTTCGCCGGGATGGGCGGCGGATTCGGCGGCGCGGGCCAGCGTGGCTACCGCGCGCAGGATTTCGAGGGCTTCGGCAACGAGGGGCTCGACCTCGGCGATATTTTCGACGGGCTGTTCGGCGGCGGGGGTGCGCGCCGCGGCGGTCCTGCAGGCGGTTTCGGCCAGCAGCGCCGCCCGCCTCCCCCGCGAAAAGGTGCCGACATCGCCTATCGCCTGCGCGTGCCATTCGTCGAGGCGGCGACGCGCGCGGACCAGCGCATCACCCTCGCCGACGGCAAGACGATCGATCTCAAGCTTCCCGCCGGGGTCGAGGACGGCACGCAGATGCGCCTCAAGGGCAAGGGCGAGCAGGGGCCGGGCGGCGCGGGCGACGGCATCGTCACCATCGCGGTCGATCGCCACAAGTTCTTCCAGCGCGACGGCCACGACGTGCGCATGGACCTGCCGATCACGCTCGACGAGGCGGTGAACGGGGCGAAGGTCAAATGCCCGACCGTCGATGGCACGGTGATGCTGACGATCAAGCCCGGCACGCATGGCGGGACGGTCATGCGCCTCAAAGGCAAGGGCTTTTCCAAGAAGGACGGGTCGCGCGGCGACCAGCTGGTGACGCTGGAAATCCAGCTTCCCGAGGACCTCGAAGCGCTTGCCAAGCGGCTCGAAGGGTGGAAGGACGAGGGCGAACCACGCAGCAAGCTCGGGGTGTAG
- a CDS encoding polysaccharide biosynthesis tyrosine autokinase, with amino-acid sequence MNANTTTGDYPVVNPAHEGPGSDFFGLDLERFYIQALNLKYWILGILALGLLAGVVATLLATNLYRSTARIEISRVVSNVTDAEPIEIEGRGADIQYFNTQYELLESKFLAQRVIDAGNLSRDEEFLTAFGLDGGGEVSERQIERILLSNVTIDPVPNSSLVDIRFSSPSRAVSATLANLWAQEFLQANYEKRFGANIEAREFLEEQIEELRERLALSEKELIDYANANEIVILEANPDGEGSETASSTLVGAELASLNQALAEATAQRIQAQAALRAGARNESGAQATAALRSRLAEAQAQLAELRAKFGPGYPEIKAKEAEVASLREALSGESAIDNQDVQAAFRKASLQEQQLRERLNQVKGTFLGQQNQSIQYGILKREVDTNRQLYEALLQRFKELEAAGAGKNNMTLIDAAEPAGAPYSPSLIRNLLAGLVVALLAAIALVYLRETMDQTVRDPNDVRRRLGLAPIGLIPRVEGGDIVEDLEQRSSELSEAYAAARTNLAFLTPNGAPRAIMLTSTRPNEGKSISAVALARSFAQLGKRVLLIDADLRHSGLSDFIGIDADPKHGLSAVLSGNNGDLKSSIIPIEPHGFDLLPTGHKPPNPVELLATDRLAQVVREAGQHYDQVLVDGAPVLGLADALEVSKAVEGVIYVVESNGVNMRAIENALSRLRSANATVFGALVTKLDQRNSTYGYGYGYGYGYGYGDGEADEKPA; translated from the coding sequence ATGAACGCGAACACCACCACCGGCGATTACCCGGTCGTAAATCCCGCCCACGAAGGGCCGGGAAGCGATTTCTTCGGGCTCGACCTGGAACGCTTCTACATCCAGGCGCTCAACCTGAAGTACTGGATCCTCGGCATTCTCGCGCTTGGCCTGCTGGCCGGCGTGGTCGCAACCCTGCTGGCCACCAATCTCTACCGCTCGACCGCGCGGATCGAGATTTCGCGCGTGGTATCGAATGTTACCGATGCCGAACCGATCGAAATCGAGGGTCGCGGCGCGGACATCCAGTATTTCAACACGCAGTACGAACTGCTGGAATCGAAATTCCTCGCACAGCGCGTGATCGATGCCGGCAACCTCTCGCGTGACGAGGAATTCCTCACCGCTTTCGGTCTCGACGGCGGCGGTGAAGTGTCCGAGAGGCAGATCGAGCGGATCCTCCTGTCCAACGTGACGATCGACCCGGTCCCGAACTCTAGCCTCGTCGACATTCGTTTCTCCAGCCCGAGCCGCGCGGTTTCGGCCACGCTTGCGAACCTCTGGGCGCAGGAGTTCCTGCAGGCGAACTACGAGAAGCGCTTCGGAGCGAATATCGAAGCGCGCGAATTCCTCGAAGAACAGATCGAGGAACTGCGCGAGCGGCTGGCGCTGTCCGAGAAGGAATTGATTGATTACGCGAACGCCAACGAGATCGTCATTCTCGAGGCGAACCCGGATGGCGAAGGTTCCGAGACTGCCAGCAGCACGCTGGTCGGCGCGGAGCTCGCCTCGCTCAACCAGGCTCTCGCCGAAGCGACCGCCCAGCGCATCCAGGCGCAGGCTGCGCTGCGTGCCGGTGCGCGAAACGAATCCGGGGCCCAGGCGACTGCCGCCCTGCGTTCGCGCCTTGCCGAAGCACAGGCCCAGCTCGCCGAACTGCGCGCGAAATTCGGCCCCGGCTATCCCGAGATCAAGGCGAAGGAAGCCGAAGTCGCATCGCTGCGCGAAGCACTGAGCGGCGAAAGCGCGATCGACAACCAGGACGTCCAGGCCGCCTTCCGCAAGGCATCGCTGCAGGAACAGCAGCTGCGTGAACGGCTGAACCAGGTGAAGGGCACCTTCCTCGGACAGCAGAACCAGTCGATCCAGTACGGCATCCTCAAGCGCGAGGTCGATACCAACCGCCAGCTCTACGAAGCTCTCCTGCAGCGCTTCAAGGAGCTGGAAGCTGCCGGTGCGGGCAAGAACAACATGACGTTGATCGACGCGGCCGAACCGGCCGGCGCGCCCTATTCGCCTTCGCTGATCCGCAACCTGCTCGCCGGCCTCGTGGTCGCGCTGCTTGCCGCGATTGCCCTCGTCTACCTGCGGGAGACGATGGACCAGACGGTGCGCGATCCCAACGACGTGCGCCGCCGCCTCGGCCTCGCGCCGATCGGGCTCATCCCGCGCGTCGAGGGTGGCGATATCGTCGAGGATCTCGAACAGCGCAGTTCGGAACTGTCGGAGGCCTATGCCGCCGCACGCACGAACCTCGCTTTCCTCACGCCGAACGGTGCGCCGCGCGCGATCATGCTGACCTCGACCCGCCCGAACGAGGGCAAGTCGATTTCGGCCGTGGCACTCGCGCGCAGCTTCGCCCAGCTCGGCAAGCGCGTGCTGCTGATCGACGCCGACCTTCGCCATTCGGGCCTGTCGGACTTCATTGGTATCGATGCCGACCCCAAGCATGGCCTGAGCGCTGTGCTGTCGGGCAACAATGGCGACCTCAAGTCCTCGATCATCCCAATCGAGCCGCACGGGTTCGACTTGCTGCCGACCGGTCACAAGCCGCCGAACCCGGTCGAGCTGCTGGCAACCGATCGCCTCGCCCAGGTCGTGCGCGAAGCGGGCCAGCACTACGACCAGGTCCTCGTCGACGGTGCCCCGGTCCTCGGCCTTGCCGATGCGCTGGAAGTGTCGAAGGCAGTCGAAGGCGTGATCTACGTCGTCGAATCGAACGGCGTGAACATGCGCGCGATCGAAAACGCCCTGTCGCGCCTGCGCTCTGCCAATGCGACCGTCTTCGGCGCGCTGGTGACCAAGCTCGACCAACGCAACTCGACCTATGGCTACGGCTATGGCTACGGTTACGGCTACGGATATGGCGATGGCGAGGCCGACGAAAAGCCGGCGTAA
- a CDS encoding polysaccharide biosynthesis/export family protein, with protein sequence MTRFTSKLIAAFALATVLTGCAKDRSFGMSPDIEVAQLTELPAPAGVTAYTVGSQERIEVTVLDAERLSGTYLTDAEGYIAFPLVGDLYVGGKTPNQVAQMIADRLRGEYIVNPQVRVRPAELPVPSVSIGGEVEQPGTYPAATSQSLIRAINNAGGLAEYAKSDDVLIMRVVEGQRYIGVYNIEGIQRGNYADPLIYPGDIVTVGDSPSRRTLDTILQFIPLLSTSAILIDRTFN encoded by the coding sequence ATGACGAGATTTACCAGCAAGTTGATTGCCGCCTTTGCGCTGGCAACGGTCCTGACGGGCTGTGCCAAGGACCGCAGTTTCGGCATGTCTCCCGATATCGAGGTCGCACAGCTCACCGAACTGCCCGCGCCGGCAGGGGTGACCGCCTATACGGTCGGCTCGCAGGAGCGGATCGAAGTGACCGTGCTCGATGCTGAGCGCCTGAGCGGCACTTACCTGACCGATGCCGAAGGCTACATCGCCTTCCCGCTCGTCGGCGACCTCTATGTCGGCGGCAAGACGCCCAACCAGGTCGCGCAGATGATCGCGGACCGGCTGCGCGGCGAATACATCGTCAATCCGCAAGTGCGCGTGCGCCCGGCCGAACTGCCCGTCCCGTCGGTTTCGATCGGCGGCGAGGTGGAGCAGCCCGGCACTTATCCGGCAGCGACCTCGCAGTCGCTCATTCGCGCGATCAACAATGCCGGCGGCCTGGCGGAATACGCAAAGTCGGACGACGTGCTGATCATGCGCGTCGTCGAGGGGCAGCGTTACATCGGGGTCTACAACATCGAAGGCATCCAGCGGGGCAATTACGCCGATCCGCTGATCTATCCGGGCGATATCGTCACCGTCGGCGATTCCCCTTCGCGGCGCACGCTGGATACAATCCTCCAGTTCATCCCGCTGCTTTCGACCAGTGCGATCCTGATCGATCGCACATTCAACTGA
- a CDS encoding O-antigen ligase, which yields MKIIRSESFAAVRHGWVALALFAAVVAVFGGSSRFDAIQLAALRPLAALFLIPAIYFFARDRVADFRTPLVLLLLLAGWMAVQLIPLPPGIWQSLPGRGPEAEMGAALGMNDIWRPISMVPSRTLNALASLIVPITGFLLVASLGANRRTLILLIVAIGSANAALGLLQIVGGNPDPLYFYEITNRGSPVGFFANHNHSAVLSALTLVAIAYSIAMPEMGFSEALPRIGLGALFLLVLLAALVGGSRAGLLTMVLALLASGFLLWLAVRVFAHKRIRHGGQTEIRLKAHWILALAAVAIVGIVAVFISADRIPALERVAASGSFEDLRWGLLPTLGTMILSYGLLGSGFGSFEEVYHIHEPDSLMISSYVNMAHNDWAQLLIEGGIPAIAILVAFCLWLFRTLASTPWSGPAGFGRLVFWLSVGAIIAFGSLVDYPLRAPLFQLVAVWLVALLCVERATFRDGR from the coding sequence ATGAAGATCATTCGCAGCGAGTCTTTTGCCGCTGTTCGCCATGGCTGGGTCGCACTGGCTTTGTTCGCGGCGGTCGTCGCCGTCTTCGGCGGTAGCTCGCGCTTCGACGCGATCCAGCTGGCCGCCCTGCGCCCGCTTGCGGCGCTGTTCCTGATCCCGGCGATCTATTTCTTCGCGCGCGACCGCGTGGCCGATTTTCGCACGCCGCTGGTCCTGCTCTTGTTGCTCGCCGGGTGGATGGCGGTGCAGCTGATCCCGCTGCCGCCGGGCATTTGGCAGTCCCTGCCGGGCCGCGGTCCGGAGGCCGAGATGGGCGCAGCGCTCGGCATGAACGATATCTGGCGGCCGATCTCCATGGTCCCCTCGCGCACGCTCAATGCGCTGGCGAGCCTTATCGTGCCGATAACCGGCTTCCTCCTCGTCGCGTCGCTCGGCGCGAACAGGCGCACGCTGATCCTGCTGATCGTCGCGATCGGTTCGGCCAATGCCGCGCTCGGCCTGCTGCAGATCGTCGGCGGCAATCCCGACCCGCTCTATTTCTACGAGATCACCAACCGCGGTTCTCCGGTCGGCTTCTTCGCCAACCACAACCATTCCGCCGTATTGTCCGCGCTGACCCTCGTCGCGATCGCCTACAGCATCGCAATGCCGGAAATGGGTTTCAGCGAGGCGCTGCCCCGCATCGGCCTCGGCGCGCTGTTCCTGCTGGTCCTGCTCGCCGCGCTGGTGGGCGGTTCGCGTGCCGGCCTGCTGACCATGGTCCTGGCGCTGCTGGCGAGCGGTTTCCTGCTGTGGCTCGCAGTGCGGGTTTTCGCGCACAAGCGCATCCGTCACGGCGGGCAAACCGAAATCCGCCTCAAGGCGCACTGGATCCTGGCGCTCGCGGCAGTCGCGATCGTCGGCATCGTCGCAGTGTTTATCAGTGCGGATCGCATTCCGGCGCTGGAGCGCGTCGCGGCATCGGGATCGTTCGAGGACCTGCGCTGGGGCCTGCTCCCGACGCTCGGCACGATGATCCTGTCCTACGGCCTGCTCGGCAGCGGGTTCGGATCGTTCGAGGAAGTCTATCACATCCACGAACCCGACAGCCTGATGATCTCGTCCTACGTCAACATGGCGCATAACGACTGGGCCCAGCTGCTGATCGAGGGCGGCATTCCGGCCATTGCGATCCTCGTCGCCTTCTGCCTCTGGCTCTTCCGCACGCTTGCCTCGACGCCGTGGAGCGGACCGGCAGGTTTCGGGCGGCTGGTCTTCTGGCTGAGCGTCGGCGCGATCATCGCATTCGGAAGCCTGGTCGACTATCCGCTGCGCGCGCCGCTGTTCCAGCTGGTCGCGGTCTGGCTCGTCGCGCTGCTGTGCGTGGAGCGAGCCACTTTCAGGGACGGGCGCTAG
- the fabI gene encoding enoyl-ACP reductase FabI, with product MSGLMQGKRGLIMGLANDKSLAWGIAKQLAEHGAELAFTYQGDALAKRVKPLAEQLGSDFTFPCDVSDMAALDEAFETLKARWETIDFVVHAIGFSDKNELRGKYVDTSLDNFLMTMNISAYSLVAVAQRAAAMMPEGGSILTLTYYGAEKVIPHYNVMGVAKAALETSVKYLANDLGPQNIRVNAISAGPVKTLAASGIGDFRYILKWNELNSPLRRNITIDDVGGSGLYFLSELSSGVTGETHHVDAGYHVVGMKQEDAPDIALD from the coding sequence ATGAGCGGTCTGATGCAAGGAAAACGCGGCCTGATCATGGGCCTCGCGAACGACAAGTCCCTCGCCTGGGGTATCGCCAAGCAGCTCGCCGAACATGGCGCGGAGCTGGCTTTCACCTACCAGGGCGATGCGCTGGCGAAGCGCGTGAAGCCGCTGGCCGAGCAGCTCGGTTCTGACTTTACCTTCCCTTGCGACGTGTCGGACATGGCCGCGCTCGACGAGGCTTTCGAAACGCTCAAGGCGCGCTGGGAGACGATCGATTTCGTCGTCCACGCGATCGGCTTTTCCGACAAGAACGAACTGCGCGGCAAATATGTCGACACCAGCCTCGACAACTTCCTGATGACGATGAACATCTCGGCCTACAGCCTCGTCGCGGTCGCGCAGCGTGCGGCGGCGATGATGCCGGAAGGCGGGTCGATCCTGACGCTGACCTATTACGGCGCGGAGAAGGTCATCCCGCACTACAACGTCATGGGGGTCGCCAAGGCGGCGCTCGAGACCAGCGTGAAATATCTCGCCAACGACCTCGGCCCGCAGAACATCCGCGTGAACGCGATCAGTGCCGGACCGGTCAAGACGCTCGCGGCGAGCGGGATCGGCGACTTCCGCTACATCCTCAAGTGGAACGAGCTGAATTCGCCGCTACGGCGCAATATCACGATCGACGATGTCGGCGGCTCGGGCCTCTATTTCCTGTCCGAACTGAGCTCGGGCGTGACGGGCGAGACGCACCATGTCGATGCGGGCTACCACGTCGTCGGCATGAAGCAGGAAGACGCGCCGGACATCGCGCTCGACTAG
- a CDS encoding EpsG family protein, translated as MWPYLTFIAIFAIPALLLNRQEISRPYAVLAFLAIVLFVGLRHHVGMDWNNYLRLIFQVDTALDLERSLSVSEPGYSLLMLISTYTGIGIYFANFVTAIVFAAGLIMFARTCPSPKLALLAGIPFLTVVVAMSANRQALAAGILMIVLSKWRTSPVAWKVGLIALAATFHYSAAMMLIFVAWEAKVPTAARIVMGAVFFVVAFYVLNQLGRIEYAATTYLSDEEHAQSSGSYLQMLLTIVPALALPLLWRKRDLLFGPTIIRRMAIFALAIAPVGYFFPVVTARILIYFFPMTMYAISALPNIFAERSRPIASIVITFTLIGQMVAWLTYSANSLPHFPYRNFLLVDEIELETGVDF; from the coding sequence ATGTGGCCTTATCTGACTTTCATCGCGATTTTCGCAATTCCTGCGCTACTGCTCAACCGGCAGGAGATCTCGCGCCCTTATGCCGTGCTGGCATTTCTCGCCATCGTCCTGTTCGTCGGGCTGCGCCATCACGTCGGGATGGACTGGAACAACTACCTGCGTCTGATCTTCCAGGTCGACACGGCCCTCGACCTCGAGCGCTCCCTCTCAGTCAGTGAGCCGGGCTACTCGCTGCTCATGCTCATCTCGACCTACACCGGGATCGGGATCTACTTCGCCAACTTCGTGACTGCGATCGTGTTCGCCGCCGGGCTGATCATGTTCGCGCGCACATGTCCGTCGCCCAAGCTGGCGCTGCTGGCAGGAATTCCGTTTCTCACCGTCGTCGTCGCGATGTCGGCCAACCGGCAGGCGCTTGCCGCGGGTATCCTGATGATCGTGCTGTCGAAGTGGCGGACCAGCCCGGTCGCGTGGAAAGTCGGCCTGATCGCGCTTGCTGCCACCTTCCACTACAGCGCCGCGATGATGCTGATCTTCGTCGCCTGGGAAGCGAAGGTGCCGACTGCAGCGCGGATCGTCATGGGCGCAGTCTTCTTCGTCGTCGCATTCTACGTCCTCAACCAGCTCGGCCGCATCGAGTATGCCGCAACGACCTATCTCAGCGACGAAGAGCACGCGCAATCGAGCGGGTCGTATCTCCAGATGCTGCTGACGATCGTGCCAGCGCTCGCCCTGCCGCTGCTGTGGCGAAAACGGGACCTCCTGTTCGGGCCGACGATCATCCGGCGCATGGCGATCTTCGCGCTGGCGATCGCACCGGTTGGGTATTTCTTCCCGGTGGTGACCGCCCGCATCCTGATCTACTTCTTCCCGATGACGATGTATGCGATTTCCGCCCTGCCGAATATTTTCGCAGAACGCAGCAGGCCGATCGCCAGCATCGTGATCACCTTCACGCTCATCGGGCAGATGGTCGCATGGCTGACCTATTCGGCGAACAGCCTGCCGCACTTCCCCTATCGCAATTTCCTGCTCGTCGACGAGATCGAGCTCGAAACCGGGGTCGATTTCTAG